GAGATGGGTGGTGGATCTAGTGACCTAGTTCTGCAGAGACGAGGTGGTCCAGGGCCCTTGGTGAAAGAGCTGTGTGCTGGGATGGAGCGGCATCACTGGAGTTTTAGGTCCGGGCTGGTCACAGACTGCTGAGCTCCCTTGTTGTTGGCATCCCCAGCAGGAGCCACCTTGGCTGCTGCTTGCTCTTCTCCAGATGTTGAGATGGACGTGTCAGAGACAACCCAGCTCCTCCATGCGCACAAAACCTGCAGAGGGTGGTGATTCAGTCGACGGTTTTCTCCACACAGCTCGACCTTTCCCCTTTTTAACAAGACCAGCTGAGGATCCTCGCTCTGTTGGAGACAGCTCAAATCTCTTTGGCTTCGCCAGCAATGCTGGCAGCACAGGGCATACCACCACTGCCCCTGCCAGCACTCAGACATGAAGCCTGCTTTACAGAAGCCACCCTCGATCCAGCATATGGACCACACACAGCACCCTTCATCAGCGTGACGGATGTTCAACAAGACAACATGGGGATGTTTAACACAGGTAACCCCACTTTGCAAGAGTCTCCACCACAGCCCTAAAACTTCAGGAACAGACACAATTTCTGGTCTTTTCTCACCCTTCAGGCTAAAGGTGGAACATCCCATGTCAATGGGGAGCTAGGAACCCACAGAGCCATACTCTGCTCAGCGCTCCTGTCTGAGGtacaggcagcgcaggcagcagagGAAAATGCAGGCAGTGTTTGAGAAGGCTTCAAGGGCTGTCCCACCTCCCATTGTGTCTGTAATCAGCAGGGAAGATGGTGTCAAAGCGAAAGGGGAAGAGTGGAAACGAAGAGAAAGGGCAAAGGGACGGGGAGAGAAGAGTTCAAACCAGAAAAGGAAGTTCCTTTCAACATAAGCCACAGGGAAGAAGAACCTTCTGCCCCAACTCTGCTGacataaatgttttgaaaaaaactcATTTCCAACCACACACTTCTGCAAACTCCGTCCCCCCTTCACTCACAGCAGAGCTCACCTCTGGTACAGAAGAGCCCCGCAGACCAGCATCAAGACTGAAGGGATGATCGAGACCAGTAATAGGAGCAGCGGCAGAGGCTGTGGAGCTCTCAGGGTAATGGAGCCTGTGGGGAGAAAGCAAACATCTCTTCATCCAGAGCTAATTCAGGAGATTTCACTCCTCAAAGGAGTCTGGGTGACCAGTTAAGAAGAGGTGCCTGCAGGATGTACCACCCATGTGGTACTCTCCCCAGGGAGACTGCATTTGAGTCCAGGTGGCTCCCAAGCAAGTGCATCCAGTCCTGGATAACTCACTGGATGCAGACATCCTTCTTAGAAGGGCATGGAGATACCTCCCTGTTCCCACCAGCCTTGAGGGGACCACAGATGCCTTGAGGTTTGTCCAAAGTTAGGTGGGAAGAGAAGGGCAATCCAGCTGAGCAAAGCACATATTTTCTGTAAGCACCCATCCTGCTTCCTCAGACCAGGCTGACCCATGGACATCAACACCATGATATTTCCTTCCCAACGCAAGGCAAGTAAATCCCATTCCTCCTCATCTTTTGGCCATTCAAGCTTCATAGCCCATCGTCAGTGCTACTGAAATGACAGCGACACACTCAGTGCACTTGGTTTCTACACCCTTCCCACATTTCACTGCTTATTCCTAATGTGCTGTGCAACTCTATCGCCATAAAAATTTCTCCCCTCTTTGTGGTGTGAACCTTCTAGAAGATACTGGCACTTTTGGGGGAGTCTCAAACCTTCTGCAGCCATCAGCTGGAGGAGAGCTTCTTGTTGCAGCTGGGCTTGGCAGGTCTGCATCTACCCTACTTGCAGAAGCACTCATGAAACCATGGGCGTTGCTCTACACACATACAGACCTTAAACCATGAAACCATGGGTGTTGGTCCACATGTGCACCTTACAAATTTGCATCAACCACAATCAAACCGCCCAGAAACAGAGTGGCAGCACTCTGGCATGCCACGTCCCAAAACACAACGTGCAACCAACACCAGGGAGCGGGGAACGCAAGGGGAAACACGAGAGCACTCACCACACAGCCCTGCTAGGACAAGGAGGATCTCTGCAGCCCTAAGCCCAACATGGGTGGATAGTTTGTCATCCACAGTGTGCCCAGCTGACAGCAAAGGACTTTTGGAGAAGCTGTTCCCAGCCTGGCAGGAGAGTGGGAAGAGGTAGTCTTGGCAGAGGCTGAGGTCAGGTCCACCACCACTGACTGGAGAAGAAATATGACAAAGACCTGATGAAGGGAGCTGGGCGAGGACACCTTCCACGCTGCTCCATCCGCCAGCTCCTCAGTGGCTCTTGCATCACGCGGAGTCCAGTGGGTGAAGGGGAACTGAATCCTCTGCTTTCAGCTTGATCCTTGGTGACCAGCAAGCATCCTCTGGCCGCAGCTGCTGTGGGTGATACCCCATGTGTCCATCGCACAAGACGACATcagaagggggaaggagagagccaGGAGAATTGCAGGGCTTGGTTGTAGGGTCTTAGCTTCGCCCCAGCGAGTGTGTCTGCTCACACATGATGCGGACTCCATAGCCAACAGACAAGAAAATGGATGAACATCAAATGGCCCATCGCCTTGATGAGGAAAAGACTCAGGTCTGGCCCCACCGAGGGGCCTGAGACCACCGGATCAGGCATGGGCACCAGCATGGCAACCCTTCATGAGCAGCTCAGAGGCTTGGGACAGTAGGTGCTCTTGGTGGGTAAGGAGAGCAGCCTCTTCCACTTTCAGCTACTATCTCACTGAAATCTGAAGCAGGAACTCAACTCAAACCTGCTGAGGCCATCTGCAAGAGGTCCTTTTCTCCATCCCCACGGGCCAACGTGGGAGGTGAGGCTGCAGACATGGCCATGGGACCCCGACTGGCAGCAGGTCAGCCAAGGATCTCCCAGTTATTAACTGCTGAGCAGAGGATGCCAGACACCGTGTCTTCCTGCCtagcttgttttcctttcttgcttgGCTTAATCTGCCATCTTCCTCAtgatccttcctttctctttggcTCACCCAGGTGGTCTGGGATGGGGTCTCCATGGTTGACCCAAGGACTACAACTGAGTCTCATCAGTCAAAAATGGCTGGGGCAGGCATCAGCTTGGGGTTGCTTTTAGGATTCAACCTCAGGAACAAACCTTGGGTTCACCACAACAAAGCTCTAAGCTATGAATTCAGTTTTGGGCTTTGTTGAAGCTGGAGCCCACAGCCAACTGATGGAGACTGGTGCTGGCTCCTTGGTATCAACCACCCCCAGAAGTGCTTGCTTCATGGCAAATGTCTGGGGAGACCTGCAAATGGAGAGTGGAAGGCAAAGCAAGCTCCTTTTGCCAATTATTTCTATTCCCCTGgttgttaaaataaaatgaggTTGAATAAGGTAGAAAGGGCCAACAAAGTATGGAGAAGTGAAGCTGTAACCTGCTGTACCCACTTTACCTGGGTTTCAAACCACTTCCCACACTGCCCCTCTGCATGGGGCGCTGATCTCGGGTGAGCCTCCTCTTGCAAACGTTGTACCAAGAACAGTAGCCACCGTTAGAGACAGGGAACACCttctggggaagggaaagggcttGTCTGATGCCTCTGTTGCTCGGAGAAGCCTCCTGCTCCAGGGAAAGTGGCACTGGGAGTCACGGAGGAGCAAGCGTTTCAGATGGCCCACTGAATTGCTCGGTGCAGCCAATGCCACCTGCACACGGGCTGGGAAACTTGCGTTGGAGCATTGCCAGCATCGTCGCCAGCAGCACCGCAGGCAGGGCGGGTGTTCTGCATCGCACACAAGGTCCCCAAGGGTGCAGAGGGTGTGGACGGAGGTGGCTGGAGGGCAGGGACACCTGGCACGCTCCCCGTGCACAGGGAAGGTGGGCGGAAGCATGGTCTGACCCTAGCAAGCAAGAGGCGGCAACAacgggggggggaaaggggaagatGGGGGGGCCATAAGCAGGGGGCAATaggggggggatatgggggggggcAATAAGGGGACCCCCACCCTCTTTCTTATGACAAGCCCTTCCCAAGGAACATGGCAGAGGTAGTCCtcaagttggggggggggggggggggggcgggcagcagGGACCCCACAGGCACCCTCACCAGGGTGGCTGCTGTTCCCCTCCGGGGGCTCCTTggggtagcgggggagggggctccCGTCCTGCGCCCATCACTGTGTCCTCGGTGTCATggccggggcagggggtggcctGCAGGAGAGGGAACATcactgggggggctggggggacagggaGACGGGGGACAAGGGAGATAAGGTGACTGGGATCCCACCTGTTCCTGTCCCCACCCCATATCTCAGTGGCACCAGGTCCTCTGGGAGGTCATGGgggaccccccaacccccccagtcACTCCCAGTCCCCCATTTTCCCCCAACCCACTTGCCCCCCATAGTGCATCAGTTGCCCCAACACCCTCTGTCTCCCCCTTTCTCCCAGCTTCCCCAGTCCTCGTAGGCCACAAATCCCCCAGCTCCCCCTAAGCCCCTGTCCCCGCAGTTCCCCCAACCCTCTTGAGCCTCCCCAGCCCCCCAATCCCCAGCCCCCCAGATCCCCATCAGATCCCCCaacctcctgcccccccccagttccctcaaacGCTCTGAGCCCCCCCTCGACCCCTCTGAGGCCCCCAACTCCCCGAATCCCCATCAGCCCCCCAACCTCCTGCCCCCCAGTTCTCCCAACCCCCCTGACCCCCCGAATCCGCATCAgtctcccagcctcctgcctcccAGTTCCCCCAACCCCTCTGAACCTCCCAACCTCTCCAAATCTCCATCAACCCCCCTAACCTCCTGTCCCCCCACGGAGCCCACGCCCCCCCAACCCCTTGAGGCCCCCAATTCCTCTAAGTCTTCGGACCCCCAACTCCCCgagccccccaaatcccctgaGTGGGGGCGGGGACACGAACGACACGCGGCTCACCGGGCACCCGGCCCCCTGTCGCGCATGACCCGCCGAGTACCCGGACGCGTTATGGCGGGGACGCGCGGTGAGGCCCTCACCTCCCTCCCCgctccaagatggcggcgccGCGGACTCCATTTCCCAGGAGCCCCcgcgcgggcccggcccggccacgGGGTGCGCGCGGCGCGTGGAGGGGCGTGGCCCCGCGCGCGCGGCGCGGCCCAGTCGttgcgcggcggcgggggcgggcgggcgtgcggcggcgggcggccggagcgggccctgccctgccctgccctgcccagccccgccgcggcggcaCCTCCCCGCGCCGTTCCCGGCAGGTGAGCGGGCaccggggggcagcggcggcgaggccggggcggtggcggcggcggcggcgcctgcGCGGGCCGGGCGGCGAGGGCGGGGCCTGAAGGGGCTTgcggggaggcgggggcggggcctggaggcgcggcgggggcggggcgtgAGGGCGAGCACAGGCCGACGGGGGCGTGTCCTGAGGAGGGCTGGAGGGGGCGTGGTCTGGAGGGGGGTGAGGACCAAAGCGGGCGGGCCCTGGCGGGGATCAGCGCTCGGCGAGGGCGGGGCCTGGAGGGGAAcactgctgggggcggggcccttcgcggcggggccccgccccTGCAACCCGGGCCACGCCCCCCGCCCTGCCAGCGCGCCGAGGCCGAGCCCGCCCTAGCTggggaggccccgcccccgcgcggaggccccgccccctcccctcgaCCGGTCCTTGGGGGATCCCTCTGCTGGGGGCGCAGCGTGTCGcgccctgcccagcccccccTGTGTCGTCCGTCCCCCCACCAGGGCCGTCAGCATGGCGGGAGCAACATCACCAGCAGGGCCAGCCGTGTCCCGGGCCGGTGGTCCAGGCACAGCCGACCAGCCCTACGCTTGCCGGGAGTGCGGGAAGGCCTTCAGGTGGTCGTCCCGCCTGGCCCACCACCAACGCAGCCACACGGGCGAGCGGCCCTACAAGTGTCCCGAGTGCCCCAAGGCCTTTAAGGGCTCCTCCGCCCTCCTCTACCACCAGCGGGGCCACACGGGCGAGCGGCCCTACGCCTGTCCCCAGTGCGGGAAGGCCTTCAAGCGCTCCTCCCTGCTGCAGACCCACCAGCGGGTTCACACGGGGCTGCGGGCCTTTGAGTGCGCCCAGTGCGGCCTCACCTTCAAGTGGGCATCCCACTACCAGTACCACCTCCGGCAGCACACCGGTGAGCGGCCCTACCGCTGCCCCGCTTGTCCCAAAGCCTTCAAGAACTCTTCCAGCCTCCGCCGTCACCGTCACACCCACACTGGCGAGCGGCCCCACGCCTGCCCTGTCTGCGGCAAAGCCTTCGCCCAAGCCACCAACCTCCGGCAACACCAGCGGGTCCACACCGGCGAGCGGCCCTACGCCTGCCCCCAGTGCGGCAAAACCTTCACCCACTCCTCCAACCTCCTCCTCCACCGGCGCACCCACGCTGGCACCCGGCCCCACGAGTGTCCAACCTGCGCCAAGGCCTTCATCTCTGATGCCTGCCTGCAGAAACACCTCCAGAGCCACGCTGGCCACTCTGCCGTGCCGCCGCTCCTCCCAGTGCCCGCCACGGCACCAGAGACGCTCTGGAAGTGCTCTGCCTGCCCGCTGAGTTTCACCAGtgaggaggagctgctgggccaCCAAGGCAGCCATTCAGTGACAGCAGTGACCCCCCCAGCCGCCCCTCACCGCTGCCCCACCTGCGGCAAGACCTTCAAGAACAGCTCGGGGCTGGCTCGGCACCGTCATGGCCACGCTGCCGAGCGGCCCTTCAAGTGCACCGTCTGCCCCAAGACCTTCACCCAGCTGGCCGGGCTGTTGGGCCACCAACGCAGCCACCCTGCCGCTGTCCCACCGCATCCCCCCCCCGAGGCTCCCGACCCTCCGGTGGCACCCCAGCCCGCCCCGGAGCGCCCTTACCAATGCACTGAGTGCGGCAAAGCCTTCAAGGGCTCCTCGGGGCTGCGGTACCACATGCGGGACCACACGGGCGAGCGGCCCTACGCCTGCCGCGAGTGCGGCAAGGCCTTCAAGCGCTCCTCCCTCCTCCAGATCCACCAGCGGGTTCACACGGGGCTGCGGGCTTTCGAGTGTGCCCAGTGCGGCCTCACCTTCAAGTGGGCATCCCACTACCAGTACCACCTCCGGCAGCACACCGGTGAGCGGCCCTACCGCTGCCCCGACTGCCCTAAAGCCTTCAAGAACACCTCCTGCCTCCGCCGCCATCGCCAGCTCCACACCGGCGAGCGGCCCCACGCCTGCCCCGTCTGCGGCAAAGCCTTCGCCCAAACCTCCAACCTCCGGCAACACCAGCGGGTCCACACCGGCGAGCGGCCCTACGCCTGCCCCCAGTGCGGCAAAACCTTCACCCACTCCTCCAACCTCCAGCTCCACCGGCGCACCCACTCCGCCGCCCGCCCCTACCGCTGCCCGCTCTGCCCCAAGGCCTTCGTGATGGCCTCCTACCTCCAGCGTCACCTCCGCACCCACACCCCTGGGCCCCGCGGgaccccccgccgccccccgccaccGTCTCCCGAGGCCCAGACCTTCCTGCTGGTGCAGACCCCCCAGGGCCTGCAGCTCATCCCCAGCCCCCCGGCACCCCCGCGGAAGCTCCTCCTGCTGCCCGGCCCCCCAGCTGAGCCCCCTGCTTTCACCCTCCTGCCCGCCGAGGGTCCCGCGCCCCGGGCGGGAAAGGGTCCCCGGGCATCGGGACCCACCGCTGCCGGGCAGAGCATCCTGTTGGTACCCGGCACGGGGCAGGCGCTGCCCCGTGTCCAGCTCCAGGCGGTGACGGGGGCCCCGGCAGGGGCCAGTGTCATCGTCTTGAGGGGGGGCGTCATTCCCCCGCGGGGGCCGCAGCCCCCCGAGGTCACTGGCGTCCAGCTGCAGGCAGCCGAGGTGACCAATGTCCAGCTGCAGGCCTTGCCACAACCTTTGGAGGTCACCAATATCCAGCTCCAAGCTGCAGAGGTGACTAATGTCCAGCTCCAAGCCACGGAGGTGACAAGTGTCCAGCTCCAAGCCCTGCCGCAGCCCTTGGATGTCACCAACATCCAGCTCCAAGCTGCCGAGATGACAAATGTCCAGCTCCAAGCCTTGCCACAACCCTCCAAGGTGACCAACGTCCAGCTTCAAGCCCTGCCACAGCCCTTGGATGTCACCAACATCCATCTCCAAGCTGCCGAGGTGACAAATGTCCAGCTGCAGGCCCTGCCACAGCCCTTGGATGTCACCAACATCCAGCTCCAAGCCAGTGAGGTGACCAATGTCCAGCTCCAAGCCCTGCCACAGCCCTCCAAGGTGGCCAACATCCAGCTCCATGCTCTGCCACAACCCTCGGATGTCACCAACATCCAACTTCAGGCCGCGGAGGTGACCAATGTCCAGCTCCAAGCCCTGCCACAGCCCTTGGATGTCACCAACATCCAGCTCCGAGCCCTGCCACAACCCTCTGAGGTCACCAACATCCAACTGCAGGCCACCGAGATGACAAATGTCCAGCTCCAAGCCCTGCCACAGTCCTCCAAGGTGACCAACATCCAGCTCCAAGCCCTGCCACAACCTTTGGATGTCACCAACATCCAGCTGCAGGCCACTGAGGTGACAAATGTCCAGCTCCAAGCCCTGCCACAGCCCTCTGAGATCACCAACATCCAGCTCCAAGCCCTGCCGCAGCCCTCAGAGGTGACCGGTGTCCATCTCCAGGCCACGGAGGTACCAAGCGTCCATCTTCAGGCCACGGAGGTGACAGATGTCCATCTCCAGGCCACGGAGGTGCCCGGTGTCGAGCTGCAGACCACAGAGGTGACAGATGTCCATTTCCAAACCACCAAGGTACCTGACATCCATCTCCAAGCCACAGAGGTGTCCAATGTCCATCTCCAAACCACGGAGGTCCCCAGTGTCCATCTTGAGGCCACAGAGGTGCCCAACATCCAGCTCCAGGCCATGGAGGTGGCCAACATCCAGCTGCAGACCACAGAGGTGCCCAGTGTCCATCTCGAAACCACTGAGGTGCCTGATGTGCATCTCGAAACCACTGAGGTGCCCAACATCCATCTCGAAGCCACAGAGGTGCCTGGTGTCCATCTCCAGACCACGAAGGTGACCAATGTCCACTTGCAGGCCACTGAGGTGACCAACGTCCATCACCAAACCATGGAGGTGCCCAGTGTCCATCTCCAGGCCGCAGACGTGCCCAACATCCATCTCCAGGATGCAGAGGTGACCACTGTCCAGCTGCAAGCCACTGAGATGCCCAGTGTCCATCCCCAAACCACGGAGGTGACAAATGTCCATCTCCAGGCCGCAGAGGTGCCCAGTGTCCATCTCCAGACCACTGAGGTGCCCAGTGTGTGTCATCAAACCACTGAGGTGCCCGGTGTCCATCTCCAAGTCACAGAGGTGCCCAGCGTCCATCTCCAGACCACAGAGATGGCCAATGTCCATCTTCAAGACACCAAGGTGTCCAGTGTCCATCACCATATGATGGAGCTGCCCAATATCCATCTCAAGATCACGGACATGCCCAATATCCAACTGAAGACAATGGAGGTGACAAATGTCCATCTCCAGGCTACTGAGGTGCCCAACGCCTGTCACCAAATGATGGAGGCACCCAGTGTCCAACTCAAGACCATGGAGGTGCCTAACATGCATCTTAAGACCACAGAGGTGCCTAACGTCCAACTCAATAACGTCCAACTCAAGACCACAGAGGAGGTGCCCAACATCCAACTCAAGACCGTGGAGGTGCCCAACGTGCAACTGAAGACCGTGGAGGTACCCAACATCCAACTGAAGGCCGTGGAGGTGCCCAACATCCAACTCAAGACCATGGAGGTATCCAACATCCAACTGAGGACCATGGAGGTGCCCAACGTTCAACTCAAGACTGTAGAGGTGCCCAACGTCCAACTCAAGCCCATGGAGGTGACAAATGTCCATCTCCAGGCCGCAGAGGTGCCCAACATCCAGCCGCAGCCCCCCGAGGTGCTCGTGGCAGGGGGGGGCCTgtccccctccccgtccccacgGTTGGCGGTAGTGGGGGCAGCTGGGGGactgccccctgtgctgctgctacggggggctggggggggacctgcccgcctctgcctgcaggcgctggcccagctgcccccccccggctccccccggaTCCTCCTGGTCCGGGGTGAGCCGGtgccggggggcagcggcggggggcagccccccaccccggcccggggggtggctgggggtggcagtggtgggggggggacgggaaCGGGACCCCCCACCCCGGAACTGCCCAATGTCCCGCTGGTTCACACCTTCTGAGGGGGGGACAGaccccccctgggaccccccagacccccctgtggagccagagctggggggggctcagccccggggtctCAGTGAGGCACatcttcggggggggggggggggggggggggccggacCCCCAtgacccccgggacccccaggatgccccagggtcacccaggacccccccaggaTGCCCCACAACCCCCCCTGCCCCTGGCCTCCCCCAGCTATCCCTGCGTGGCGTgagctggggggcggggggtgtgtctTAGCCCTGGAGTCCCCggggtgttggggtggggggtgtcggGACCCCGGACGCCTGGGTCCGCTGTGGGCGTGGTCAATAAACGGTGCCCCCCCCCGCACTCTTCCTTCCCGGCGAATGGGAGGGGCACCGGGGGAGGCTGGGCCGTCGCTAGGGGCGGGGACAGTTACTAGGGGCGGGGCTGCTGCCCAGGGGGCGGGGCCACGGGCGGTGGCTGCGAGATGCAGCGTGGCCTGGGCGGGTccatgggcgggggggggcggcgggagggacCATGGGGAGCACtgcggggcggggcagggggtaGAGGGGTTACTGGGAAGCGGGTTTTGCTGGGAGCACCGGGGAGGTGCGGTGGGACTGGGAaagggaggcactgggaggcgggggggtggcactgggatcttggggggctctgggggcacTGAAGGGCACAGGGGACCGGGGGAGGGGGGCTCTGGGGGACAATGGGGGACATATGGGTCAGGGGGGGCACAGGGGTACCCCCAACCGTGCAGCCAGAGGAGTCCCCAAACCCCGCCCCGCTGTCCCCCGCCCTGCTCTCAGCCCCCTCACCCCCACTCAGCCCTAGCGGGCCTGTGACCCCCCCCCGCAGTACAGCCCCGCTGACGCCAGTATGGCCCCAGTATCCCCCCAGTGTGGCCCCACAGACTCCTTGTATGCGTGCCTGTGTACATGTGCACAcatctgcatgtgtgtgcacacgtgtgtgtgcgcGCATGTGTGTGCCTGCACATGTgtctgtgcacgtgtgtgtgcacgtgtgtgcgtgtgcacgtgTGCGTGTGTATGTGCATGCTCCTGTGTGCAGCTGTCTGTATGTGTGTTCGTGTGTGTGCACGAGTGTGTACGTGTGTGCgcgtgtgtatgcatgtgtgcatgtgcacatatgtgcatgtgtgtatgcaaGTGTGTGTGCATGAATGTGTGGGTGTGCACATGGATATGTgtctgcacatgtgtgtgtgtgcacatgtgtgtgtgtgtgcacgagtGTGTGCGTGCATGCGCatgtctgtgcatgtgtgcatgaACACGTGTGTGCAAGCGTGCACATGTGTGCACTTGTCTCTGTGCACGTGTCAGTGTACAACAGCTGTGTGTGCCCTGTGCCCATGTGCTGCTGCAGAAGGCCCCATGCCCGCGCATGTTGGGGCAACGGGAggccacatgcacacacatgttggggtggtgggaggccatgtgcacacatgtgttggggtggtgggaggccaCATGCGCACGCATGTTGGGATGGTGGGAGGCACGTGCACATGTGTGTTGGGGTGGTGGGACGCACATGCACATGCGTGttggggtggtgggaggccaCATGTGCACACATGTTGGGGTGGTGGGAGGCACGTGCACCCACATGttggggtggtgggaggccaCATGCACACAGATGttggggtggtgggaggccaCATGCATACAGATGTTGGGGTGGTGGGAGGCACGTGCACCCGCATGttggggtggtgggaggccacatgcacacacatgttgGGGTGGTGGGAGGCACATGCACACGCGTGttggggtggtgggaggccaCATGCACACACGTGTTGGGGTGGCGGGAGGCCACGTGCACACGCGTGttggggtggtgggaggccaCGTGCACACGCGTGGGCGCTGCAGATGCATCCCCTGGGTGCCGGCGTGGCTCCGGcattaacccccccccccccgccctgccccaaGCCCCACCGGGTcgggtggggacacacacacaatgGGGGGGACACCCTCCCCCCCCTCTGTCCACCAGCCCAGGGGGCCCagggccccccctgcccctggcccagcccccccagcccctggacGGACCGCCGGACGGACTGAGTCATCCTTGGCCCGGCAGCCCCGTCTCGtcctccccgcccgccggccgTCCCCATCGCCACCACCGCCCGCCATGGCCCTCGCCCTCCTGCTCCTGGGTGAGCCCGGCGGCACCGCCTGCACTGCACGGGGCTGCACTGAGCTGCGCTGCGCTGCACTGCgctgcactgcactgcactgcactgcactgcgCTGCACTGCGCTGCACTGCGCTGCACGGGGCTGCGCTGCACGGGGCTGCGTGCGTATGGCACGGGtgtgggtgggtgctgggagaggggtTGAATACGGCACTGGGCACTGCACGAGCACTGCACAGCAGGGTCTGGGCACTACCCTGGGCACTGGAAGGGAAGTGCACTGCTGGGGGCACTGGGCACTGCACTGCATGGGGTGCTGCGCCCAGCTGGGGCTGTGggacactgcgggggggggggtgtgtggagtGGGCAGAGCACAATGGGTggtgctgggcactgggcaggGCAGTGGGCACTGGGAACTGGGCACTGGGAAGGGCACTGGGCgctgtgggctgtgctgggcactgggcaggGCAGTGGACACTGGGAACTGGGCCCTGGGAACTGGGCACTGGGAAGGGCACTGGACAGGGCAGTGGGAACTGGGCACTGGGCactgtgggctgtgctgggcactgggcaggGGAGTGGGCACTGGGAACTGGGCACTGGGAAGGGCAGTGGGAACTGGGCACTGGGCactgtgggctgtgctgggcactgggcaggGGAGTGGGCACTGGGAACTGGGCACTGGGAAGGGCAGTGGGAACTGGGCACTGGGCactgtgggctgtgctgggcactgggcaggGGAGTGGGCACTGGGAACTGGGCACTGGGTACTGGGAAGGGCACTGGGCactgtgggctgtgctgggcactgaGCACTGAGTGTGGGGCACTGTGGGGTGCTGGCAACTGGGCACTGGGCTGTGCAGGATACTGGTAAGGCTGT
This sequence is a window from Strix uralensis isolate ZFMK-TIS-50842 chromosome 38, bStrUra1, whole genome shotgun sequence. Protein-coding genes within it:
- the ZNF628 gene encoding zinc finger protein 628 isoform X1; amino-acid sequence: MAGATSPAGPAVSRAGGPGTADQPYACRECGKAFRWSSRLAHHQRSHTGERPYKCPECPKAFKGSSALLYHQRGHTGERPYACPQCGKAFKRSSLLQTHQRVHTGLRAFECAQCGLTFKWASHYQYHLRQHTGERPYRCPACPKAFKNSSSLRRHRHTHTGERPHACPVCGKAFAQATNLRQHQRVHTGERPYACPQCGKTFTHSSNLLLHRRTHAGTRPHECPTCAKAFISDACLQKHLQSHAGHSAVPPLLPVPATAPETLWKCSACPLSFTSEEELLGHQGSHSVTAVTPPAAPHRCPTCGKTFKNSSGLARHRHGHAAERPFKCTVCPKTFTQLAGLLGHQRSHPAAVPPHPPPEAPDPPVAPQPAPERPYQCTECGKAFKGSSGLRYHMRDHTGERPYACRECGKAFKRSSLLQIHQRVHTGLRAFECAQCGLTFKWASHYQYHLRQHTGERPYRCPDCPKAFKNTSCLRRHRQLHTGERPHACPVCGKAFAQTSNLRQHQRVHTGERPYACPQCGKTFTHSSNLQLHRRTHSAARPYRCPLCPKAFVMASYLQRHLRTHTPGPRGTPRRPPPPSPEAQTFLLVQTPQGLQLIPSPPAPPRKLLLLPGPPAEPPAFTLLPAEGPAPRAGKGPRASGPTAAGQSILLVPGTGQALPRVQLQAVTGAPAGASVIVLRGGVIPPRGPQPPEVTGVQLQAAEVTNVQLQALPQPLEVTNIQLQAAEVTNVQLQATEVTSVQLQALPQPLDVTNIQLQAAEMTNVQLQALPQPSKVTNVQLQALPQPLDVTNIHLQAAEVTNVQLQALPQPLDVTNIQLQASEVTNVQLQALPQPSKVANIQLHALPQPSDVTNIQLQAAEVTNVQLQALPQPLDVTNIQLRALPQPSEVTNIQLQATEMTNVQLQALPQSSKVTNIQLQALPQPLDVTNIQLQATEVTNVQLQALPQPSEITNIQLQALPQPSEVTGVHLQATEVPSVHLQATEVTDVHLQATEVPGVELQTTEVTDVHFQTTKVPDIHLQATEVSNVHLQTTEVPSVHLEATEVPNIQLQAMEVANIQLQTTEVPSVHLETTEVPDVHLETTEVPNIHLEATEVPGVHLQTTKVTNVHLQATEVTNVHHQTMEVPSVHLQAADVPNIHLQDAEVTTVQLQATEMPSVHPQTTEVTNVHLQAAEVPSVHLQTTEVPSVCHQTTEVPGVHLQVTEVPSVHLQTTEMANVHLQDTKVSSVHHHMMELPNIHLKITDMPNIQLKTMEVTNVHLQATEVPNACHQMMEAPSVQLKTMEVPNMHLKTTEVPNVQLNNVQLKTTEEVPNIQLKTVEVPNVQLKTVEVPNIQLKAVEVPNIQLKTMEVSNIQLRTMEVPNVQLKTVEVPNVQLKPMEVTNVHLQAAEVPNIQPQPPEVLVAGGGLSPSPSPRLAVVGAAGGLPPVLLLRGAGGGPARLCLQALAQLPPPGSPRILLVRGEPVPGGSGGGQPPTPARGVAGGGSGGGGTGTGPPTPELPNVPLVHTF